In a single window of the Elaeis guineensis isolate ETL-2024a chromosome 4, EG11, whole genome shotgun sequence genome:
- the LOC105043983 gene encoding probable NADH dehydrogenase [ubiquinone] 1 alpha subcomplex subunit 12, with protein MASVVRGVFKAIREKGIGNFVKELREEGYTKCLLDGNLLQTKIHNIGATLVGVDKFGNKYYEKLQDTQYGRHRWVEYAEKGRYNASQVPPEWHGWLHHITDHTGDELLMLKPKRYGVEHKENFSGEGDEYIYHSKGHALNPGQRDWTRYHHGNPPKTK; from the exons ATGGCTTCGGTAGTCCGGGGCGTCTTCAAGGCGATCAGAGAAAAAGGCATTGGAAATTTCGTGAAGGAGCTTCGAGAAGAGGGCTATAC GAAGTGCCTTCTGGATGGGAATCTATT GCAAACAAAAATTCACAACATAGGTGCGACCCTTGTTGGAGTTGATAAATTTGGAAACAAGTATTATGAAAAATTGCAGGACACTCAGTATG GGCGGCACAGGTGGGTGGAATATGCTGAGAAGGGCCGTTATAATGCATCCCAAGTGCCACCTGAGTGGCATGGCTGGCTGCACCATATCACTGACCATACGGGGGATGAA CTTTTGATGCTGAAACCTAAAAGATATGGAGTAGAACACAAGGAGAACTTTTCAGGAGAGGGTGATGAGTACATCTACCACTCGAAGGGTCACGCTCTCAACCCTGGACAGAGGGACTGGACCCGATACCACCATGGCAACCCACCAAAAACTAAATAA